TTTTAGAGTTCGAATTAGATATTATTATTTTTAATACAGCAGTAATAGGAACAGATAGAAACATTCCAACTATGCCCCATAAATAGCCCCAGAGCATTAACGATAAAAGAATAACAAGTGGATTTAAACCTAATCTACTACCAAAAATTTGTGGTTCAATTATGTTTCCAATTATGTTATGCACAATAATAATTGTTGCTGCAACAAGAAGTGAATAACCAGTTGATTCATATTGAATTAATGTCATTAATGAAGGCAGTACAACAGCAATTATTGAACCAATATTTGGTATAAAATGAAGTAATACCGATAGAGTAGCCCAGACAATATAAAATTCAACTCCGAACAACCAGAGAATTGTGCCCACCAGAATTCCAAGTAATATGCTAATAAAAAATTTTGTGAGAATATATTTTTGAATTTGTTCTGTGATGTCTTTAAAAGTTTTTCGTAATTTCATTTCTCTTTGAATGGTTAGAGTTGCAAGCTGTTCATCTATTGATTGATCGGGATTATCGAGCAATTCTTGTTTTTGCTTTAATTCTTTTTTTAGTTTTTTAATTGTGGTTTTAACATTTTTTTCAACATAACGAAGTCTAATAGCTTCTACAATTTTATCGTGACCACTGCTAATGAAGATAAAGAAGAAAAGAATAAGAAATAGATTTGTGAAAATATCAATTGTAGATGAAAGAATTCCACTTGCAATATCGGTATAGTTTAATGTTCTTAAAAATTTGCTCATGGTAAAATTTGTTAGAAGTGGGTCTCTTATTCCAAGTGATCTTGATACTGTTCGAATAATGTGGCTTAGTTTATCTACATACGCAGAGATATTTTCGCCAAATTGAAGAAATGCATTAAGTACAATTTGAGTAATCCCAAAGAAAAATCCTAATGTAATTAATAAGTTCATAATTATAAGAATGCTTAACGGGATCTTTTTGAGCTTTAGATAATTATTCATTGGTTCATAAACAAAGAATAAGAGATATGCAATTACAAAGGGAATAAAAATATGGCGTAATTCTTTAAGTGTGAAAAAGATTATAAAAAGCCCTATTACAGAGACAAAAAATTTAATTGTCGAATCGGGGGTTATCTTTTTCATGAGCTTAAGTTTTTTCATGAGTAAATATATAAAAAGAGAATTTAATTTTTTTGACAGGTTGATTTAAAATAAAGCGGGATACAGAATTTCTTCTGTATCCCGAACAAGGAAGGTTTATAGAGTTAATTTTCGAATTCTGGTTCTACTTCCATATCATTCTGGCGTTCTTGATTTCGTCTGTCGTTTTTATAATTATTAAAATTGAATCTCAAATTCAGCATTACAATTGGCCATTCACGTTCAGCAGAGCGATAGTTGTAAAAATTGTATGAAGAATTTTCTGATTTGAATTTTGATGCACCAAATAAATCTCGAATCTGAAGAGTTGCAGTTAACATTTTGCCAAGTAAATCCTGTCGTATTCCAATATTTGTAGATACAAAACCTTCTCTTTTTCCCTGCGAAGAAACTGTTGGACTATTATACATAAGATTAAGTTGAAGTTGTGTTGTGCTGAAAAGTTTTATATTATTATTAAATCTCAAATTCCAGTTAAAACTATTTCTCGAAAATGGCAGATTGTTTAATACACCTTCGATTTTGTAATTATATAAGTTGCCCATCAAATTAATATTCCAGTTTTTAATTAAATCAAAATTTAGGAATAGTTCTGTACCAAGTGAATAATCTTTTCCAATATTATCCACTGTTTGTAATGCAACATTTTCTGAGTAAACAGATCTAATATGTTCGATTTTGTTATTTGTAACTCTATAATAAACATCAAGTGAAAAAACTGTTCTACCTAATAAAGCCTGATAACTAAGTTCGTATGAATCAATTAATTCAGGAAGAAGAGCAGGATTTCCCATTCTTACATTATATGCATCCATCCAGGTTAAAAATGGTTCAAATTCCCATCCACGTGGACGATTAATTCTTCTTGTATAGCTGGACATTACTTGATGACCTGGCATAATTTCATAAGAGAGATGAATTGTTGGAAAGAAATCCCATCTATCAACCTTAAACAATTGATTTGTTTCTGGTATTTTAACTTCTCTACCAGTATATTCAGTTCTTAATCCAAGTTGATAACCTAATGTCGAAATTTTACTTGAGTAAAGAGAATAAAAAGCAAGTTCATTAGAATAAAAATCTGATTTATTACTGAATTGGGGTACAAATTCAAATTGATTGGTGTTAGGATTGTAATCGTATAATTTATAATTTTCGCTGGATATTTCAATTTGTCCCTGATAACCAGCTTCGAATTTACTGTTCTGTCCAAGCGGGAGTGTGTAATCAATTTTTGTTCTTAAATTATTTTCTGGTTCTTCTTCTGTAGTTTGTTTTCCTTTTATAATATCTTCAATTTCAAAAAGTTTGTTTGTTGATTCATCATTAGATTTTCTTGAGCTGAAAAAGATCTCAGCAGAAATTTCGTGTCCTTTATCTTCGAATGGATGATTATAATTTGCAAATAAAGAATAAAAATCTCCTGAACGAGAATCTTCTGTTTTACTTATATAATTTGATTTTATTTCGCTTAAAGAATTCCATTCACTATAGTTGAGATTAGAATTACCACCGAAATCTCTTCCGCCAAATCTTCCACCTAAAGTTAGATTGTTTTTATTTCCTAAATCAAAAGTAACTGAACCTCTCAAACCAAAGAAGTTCATTTTTCTATCGAACCGTCCATTTGAGTTATAATAAGTTATTTTATTTCCATCATCATTCCAGTTTTGTTCGAGAGTATTCATATAGAAATTTCTATTGTTATAATCAATACCAATCTCTGCCTGGAAATCTTCATTCTTAAAATTTGATACTGCTTCGCCGCCATATTTATTTCTTAAGCCACCATTTAAGTTAAGTATTCCACTTATACCAATGTTTTTATTTTTTTTCATAACTATATTAATAATCCCAGCAGTTCCTTCTGGATCATATTTTGCGGAAGGATTTGTTATAATTTCTATGCTTTCAATTGCACTTGCAGGTATTTGTTGAAGTGCTTCACTTCCCTCAAGAATTGAAGGTTTGCCGTCAATTAAAACTGTAAAACTTCCACTTCCACGTAAACTAACATTCCCTTCTACATCAACAGTTATCGAAGGAACATTTTCAAGAACGTCTACTGCTGTTCCCGAAACAGATGAAAAACTTTCTGCTACATTTATTACTTTTTTATCTATCTGGTAAGAAATTTGAGCTCGTTCACCGCTTACAACTACATCACCAGTTTGAATTGTTTTTGGTTTTAAATAAATTTTGCCAAGGTCTATTTTTGCTGGACCTCTTACTTGAATTTTGTCAATGAATTTATTTTCAAAACCAATGAAACTTACTCGTAAATAATAATTTCCACCACGTATGTTTTCCAGAATAAAATAACCTTTTGAATTTGTTACAGTACCGGTTACCTGAGTACTATCAGAAGCTCTAAATAGAACAATATTAGCAAATTCCATTGGAACCGAAGAAGATTCATCAAAGACGTATCCTTCAATTGTTGCACTACCAGGTTGACGGGGTTGAGAGAAAATTTGAATAAAAGACAGAAGAAAGAACAGGATAAAAAGAAATTTTTTCATAGCTCACCTTAAATTATAAATTTTCGGTTGTTTGACATTTATTTCAGAGTTATAAGTTTAAATATTTCCTGAAAATAATTTATGAACCGATTAATATGGACAAATCTGGACATTTTGGTCTATTGCTTGCCTTTCTTTCTCAAATTTTGAAATAAAAGGTATATTTTATACTTTTGAAATAATAAATTTAAGATATTATGGAATTAAAAATAAAAGATATAGTTAAACTTCTTAATGTTTCTGAGAAAACTGTTTATAGATGGATAAAAGAGAATAAAATTCCCTGCTATAAAATTAATCACCAGTATCGATTTAATCGTGCTGAAATAAACGAATGGATATTAAGTAATAAAATTGAACTTTTACCTTCGCTTATAAATATTTCATTAAATCAAAATAACTTAAGTTCGCTTCTTGAAAAAGGTGGTGTTTATTATGACATAGAAGGTGATACAGTAAGTGATGTTTTAAGAAATGCTGTAAATGTTATTAATATCCCCCAGAATTTATCAAGAGAAAATATATTATCTGCATTATTGAAAAGAGAAGAATTAATGCCAACCGCAATTGGAAAAGGAATAGCAATACCTCATCCAAGAAATCCAATAATAACAGATTTGAATAGTGCAAGGGTTTCAATTTGTTATTTAAAAAATCCAGTTGATTTTGGCTCATTAGATAATGAACCAGTTCATACTTTATTTGTTTTACTTACTGCAAGTCCCAAAATGCATTTAGAGGTATTGTCTAAAGTATCGTATTTATGTCATACAGAAGTCTTTTTAAAAATGCTAAAAGATCGCTCGCCTTATGAAAGCCTGCTTGAGTTTATTAGAATGAAAGAAAAAGAATGGCAATCAAGGGAGGCTAAAGTTTAATGGATTATTTCTTATTTGGTTCATTGTTTTACCTTCTTGGTGGTATTATTCCTTTATTTTTTAAAGATAAAGATAAATCTAAAGTATTTGTAATTTTTGCATCTATTGCTTTATTATTTTTATTTCCCTTCTCATTAAATATATTGCTTGGTGGGGATAAAATAGAATCGTTGTTTTTATTTAATTTACCAATAGGAACTGTTCCTGTTCGCATAGATCCACTTTCTGCATTTTTCATACTTATAATATCACTGGGCGGATTTTTTTCTGCTATTTATTCTTCGGGTTATATGAAAATATATCTCGAAGAATA
This is a stretch of genomic DNA from Rosettibacter firmus. It encodes these proteins:
- a CDS encoding AI-2E family transporter, whose protein sequence is MKKLKLMKKITPDSTIKFFVSVIGLFIIFFTLKELRHIFIPFVIAYLLFFVYEPMNNYLKLKKIPLSILIIMNLLITLGFFFGITQIVLNAFLQFGENISAYVDKLSHIIRTVSRSLGIRDPLLTNFTMSKFLRTLNYTDIASGILSSTIDIFTNLFLILFFFIFISSGHDKIVEAIRLRYVEKNVKTTIKKLKKELKQKQELLDNPDQSIDEQLATLTIQREMKLRKTFKDITEQIQKYILTKFFISILLGILVGTILWLFGVEFYIVWATLSVLLHFIPNIGSIIAVVLPSLMTLIQYESTGYSLLVAATIIIVHNIIGNIIEPQIFGSRLGLNPLVILLSLMLWGYLWGIVGMFLSVPITAVLKIIISNSNSKNMRFITNLMSN
- a CDS encoding outer membrane beta-barrel family protein: MKKFLFILFFLLSFIQIFSQPRQPGSATIEGYVFDESSSVPMEFANIVLFRASDSTQVTGTVTNSKGYFILENIRGGNYYLRVSFIGFENKFIDKIQVRGPAKIDLGKIYLKPKTIQTGDVVVSGERAQISYQIDKKVINVAESFSSVSGTAVDVLENVPSITVDVEGNVSLRGSGSFTVLIDGKPSILEGSEALQQIPASAIESIEIITNPSAKYDPEGTAGIINIVMKKNKNIGISGILNLNGGLRNKYGGEAVSNFKNEDFQAEIGIDYNNRNFYMNTLEQNWNDDGNKITYYNSNGRFDRKMNFFGLRGSVTFDLGNKNNLTLGGRFGGRDFGGNSNLNYSEWNSLSEIKSNYISKTEDSRSGDFYSLFANYNHPFEDKGHEISAEIFFSSRKSNDESTNKLFEIEDIIKGKQTTEEEPENNLRTKIDYTLPLGQNSKFEAGYQGQIEISSENYKLYDYNPNTNQFEFVPQFSNKSDFYSNELAFYSLYSSKISTLGYQLGLRTEYTGREVKIPETNQLFKVDRWDFFPTIHLSYEIMPGHQVMSSYTRRINRPRGWEFEPFLTWMDAYNVRMGNPALLPELIDSYELSYQALLGRTVFSLDVYYRVTNNKIEHIRSVYSENVALQTVDNIGKDYSLGTELFLNFDLIKNWNINLMGNLYNYKIEGVLNNLPFSRNSFNWNLRFNNNIKLFSTTQLQLNLMYNSPTVSSQGKREGFVSTNIGIRQDLLGKMLTATLQIRDLFGASKFKSENSSYNFYNYRSAEREWPIVMLNLRFNFNNYKNDRRNQERQNDMEVEPEFEN
- a CDS encoding PTS sugar transporter subunit IIA, whose amino-acid sequence is MELKIKDIVKLLNVSEKTVYRWIKENKIPCYKINHQYRFNRAEINEWILSNKIELLPSLINISLNQNNLSSLLEKGGVYYDIEGDTVSDVLRNAVNVINIPQNLSRENILSALLKREELMPTAIGKGIAIPHPRNPIITDLNSARVSICYLKNPVDFGSLDNEPVHTLFVLLTASPKMHLEVLSKVSYLCHTEVFLKMLKDRSPYESLLEFIRMKEKEWQSREAKV